Proteins encoded within one genomic window of Gemmatimonadota bacterium:
- a CDS encoding lactonase family protein, translating to MSNIIAFIGTYTRTGSKGIYVHRFNTETGELTPANSIESENPTFLAVHPNGQFLYAVNEISEYDGESAGAISAYAVDAEAADLAFINRQSTVGTGPCHLNIDATGRYAVVANYGGGSTCMLPIGEDGALSEASDFIQHEGSSVNPQRQQGPHAHSANISPDNRRVYVADLGLDKVLIFELDLENGKLLANDPPSVSVAPGEGPRHFAFHPGGQYAYLINEIGNTVNAYAYDAETGALTELQSIATLPGDFSDTSHTADVHVSSDGKFVYGSNRGHDSVAIFAVDESSGHLTPVDIHSTGGETPRNIALSPDGNYLLAENQSSDTIVSFAIDRETGKLTETGHVAEVPMPVCLKFLG from the coding sequence ATGAGCAATATCATCGCTTTTATTGGTACTTATACCCGCACTGGTAGCAAAGGTATTTACGTTCACCGATTCAATACCGAGACGGGTGAACTCACTCCGGCTAATAGTATCGAGAGTGAGAATCCGACATTTCTCGCCGTTCATCCCAATGGACAATTTCTCTATGCGGTCAATGAGATCAGTGAATACGATGGCGAGAGCGCGGGGGCGATTAGCGCGTATGCTGTTGATGCAGAAGCCGCAGATCTCGCGTTTATCAACCGGCAATCGACAGTAGGCACGGGTCCCTGTCATTTGAATATCGATGCAACGGGTCGCTATGCTGTGGTGGCAAATTACGGTGGGGGTAGCACCTGTATGTTGCCCATTGGGGAAGATGGTGCGTTGAGCGAGGCGTCGGATTTTATTCAGCACGAGGGCAGCAGTGTCAATCCGCAACGGCAGCAAGGTCCCCACGCCCATTCTGCGAATATTTCGCCGGATAACAGACGGGTTTATGTCGCCGATCTCGGTTTGGATAAGGTGTTGATTTTTGAGCTCGATCTCGAGAACGGTAAACTCCTTGCGAATGATCCACCATCTGTCTCTGTCGCTCCCGGTGAGGGACCGCGCCATTTTGCTTTTCACCCGGGGGGACAATACGCCTATCTGATCAATGAAATCGGCAATACTGTCAATGCTTACGCCTATGATGCAGAGACGGGCGCGTTGACCGAGTTGCAATCCATCGCCACGTTGCCCGGGGATTTTTCAGATACGAGCCATACGGCGGATGTTCACGTTTCATCCGATGGCAAGTTTGTGTATGGATCAAATCGCGGGCACGATAGTGTCGCCATTTTTGCGGTTGACGAGTCCAGCGGTCACTTGACGCCGGTCGATATTCATTCCACTGGTGGAGAAACGCCTCGCAATATCGCGCTTTCGCCCGATGGCAATTACTTGCTGGCGGAGAATCAAAGTAGTGATACGATTGTTTCTTTCGCCATTGACCGAGAGACAGGGAAATTGACAGAGACAGGGCATGTCGCGGAAGTGCCTATGCCCGTTTGCCTGAAATTTTTGGGGTAG
- a CDS encoding sulfatase-like hydrolase/transferase, translating to MSGDRPNVLLIMTDQQPVSTIGCYGNSVVKTPAQDRLAQEGMRFDNFYIAAFPCTPSRATYLTGCYTHNHEVVANNVELDDALPSIGNTFRDAGYQTAWIGKWHLGGNMYRGLSGRGPFDDCWVQKRVDSARDFEFVQVEGGTGEDEPRSGFDHWVGGWKHFKAYLQTTGLPDEVKNAPRVGNHQAAPSAPDREHSVSLLGEDHHMAHFFADEMVSFLNANRDNSFCAVLSFYGPHLPVCPPEPWDSMYDLDDVALPDNYDAPLEDKPRFQWDNARTYVRDVWSRDEVRDYVRRYWGYVSYIDAQIERVLNALDANGQAENTIVMFVSDHGDMVGQFGMVYKLTYCGYDTLMKVPCLVRWPGRIEAGSVNTSLNSSVDVMPTILDLAGVDIPEGVDGESIGGVLKGERDVAREEIFTDLMNRGVMIRQGSWKFVLNWKPLSGGVRDLDELYNLADDPLEEHNLAYRDRARAASMRDLILSWLEETGHPYVNTIREQALREPS from the coding sequence ATGTCCGGTGATCGTCCAAATGTACTTTTGATTATGACGGATCAGCAACCGGTATCGACAATCGGTTGTTACGGCAATTCTGTTGTGAAAACACCCGCTCAAGATCGCCTGGCACAGGAGGGCATGCGGTTTGACAATTTTTATATTGCGGCGTTTCCGTGTACGCCGTCTCGAGCGACGTATTTGACCGGGTGCTATACGCACAACCACGAGGTGGTGGCCAATAATGTGGAACTGGATGACGCGTTGCCGTCTATAGGCAATACATTTCGCGATGCGGGCTATCAAACCGCGTGGATTGGGAAGTGGCATTTGGGGGGAAATATGTATCGCGGGCTTTCAGGACGCGGTCCGTTTGACGATTGCTGGGTGCAAAAACGGGTGGATAGTGCGCGCGATTTTGAGTTTGTACAGGTGGAGGGCGGTACGGGCGAGGATGAACCCCGGAGTGGATTTGATCACTGGGTTGGGGGTTGGAAGCATTTCAAAGCGTATTTGCAGACGACCGGTTTGCCCGATGAGGTTAAAAATGCGCCTCGCGTGGGCAATCATCAGGCAGCGCCGAGTGCCCCAGACCGGGAGCACAGCGTGAGTTTGTTGGGGGAGGATCACCATATGGCGCACTTTTTTGCCGATGAGATGGTCTCGTTTCTCAATGCTAATCGGGACAATTCATTTTGTGCGGTGTTGTCTTTTTACGGACCGCATTTGCCCGTTTGTCCGCCTGAACCGTGGGATTCGATGTACGATTTGGACGATGTAGCCCTGCCCGATAATTACGATGCGCCATTGGAGGATAAGCCGCGTTTTCAATGGGATAATGCCCGTACTTATGTGCGCGATGTCTGGTCGAGAGATGAGGTGCGAGATTATGTTCGGCGTTATTGGGGGTATGTGAGTTATATCGACGCACAAATAGAACGGGTGCTCAACGCGCTGGATGCCAATGGGCAGGCGGAGAATACGATTGTGATGTTTGTGTCGGATCACGGCGATATGGTGGGGCAGTTTGGGATGGTGTATAAGTTGACGTATTGTGGGTATGATACGTTGATGAAGGTGCCGTGTTTGGTGCGGTGGCCCGGGCGAATTGAAGCGGGGTCTGTGAATACTTCTTTGAATAGCAGTGTGGATGTGATGCCCACGATACTGGATCTGGCGGGTGTTGATATTCCCGAGGGGGTGGATGGTGAGAGTATAGGCGGTGTTTTGAAGGGTGAGCGCGATGTTGCGCGTGAGGAGATTTTTACGGATTTGATGAATCGTGGTGTGATGATCAGGCAGGGATCGTGGAAGTTTGTGCTGAATTGGAAGCCTCTGAGCGGTGGCGTGCGCGATTTGGACGAGCTTTACAATCTGGCGGATGATCCCCTTGAGGAACACAATCTGGCGTATCGAGATCGCGCGCGTGCCGCATCGATGAGAGACCTTATTTTGAGCTGGTTGGAGGAGACGGGGCATCCGTATGTAAATACTATCCGGGAACAGGCTCTGCGAGAACCGTCTTGA